Proteins encoded together in one Gigantopelta aegis isolate Gae_Host chromosome 8, Gae_host_genome, whole genome shotgun sequence window:
- the LOC121379018 gene encoding aquaporin-8-like isoform X2: MAPTVMEPYRQLVINEKEEEKEKEKTAVFERVVRPCLAELTGACLFVFIGCMCIPHSLAKEPGKSHPALAATPIALAHGLLIASLVISFGKVSGGHFNPAVTVGVALAGHIAPLLAVFYVGMQLIGGLLGAALCRAVDTKALFESLNGGAHILPPETSAGQGILCEMLLTTLLVLTVIMGTCDGRTKSERAPLAIGFCVLVDILAGINTSGASMNPARSFGPAVAVSVYNSDVWTYHYVYWVGPILGSILAGVLYRFFLANPDKRLFVDTFYYKQLRS; the protein is encoded by the exons ATGGCGCCTACGGTTATGGAACCTTACAGACAGCTTGTCATTAACGAAAAGGAAGAGGaaaaggagaaagaaaaaaCTGCTGTGTTCGAGCGAGTGGTTCGACCATGCTTGGCCGAGTTGACCGGCgcgtgtttgtttgtgttcatCGGGTGTATGTGCATCCCACACTCGCTCGCCAAGGAGCCAGGGAAGTCTCACCCAGCCCTGGCGGCCACGCCCATCGCCCTGGCCCACGGGCTGCTAATAGCCTCGCTTGTTATTTCGTTTGGTAAAGTGAG CGGCGGTCACTTCAACCCCGCCGTTACAGTGGGCGTGGCACTGGCAGGACATATCGCGCCTCTGCTGGCAGTCTTCTATGTAGGCATGCAGCTGATAGGCGGCCTACTGGGAGCCGCGCTCTGTAGG GCTGTGGATACCAAAGCATTATTCGAATCACTTAATGGCGGAGCTCACATCCTTCCTCCAGAAACGAGTGCTGGTCAGGGTATTCTGTGTGAGATGCTGCTGACCACGCTCCTGGTCTTAACGGTCATCATGGGCACCTGCGATGGACGGACCAAGTCGGAGAGAGCACCTCTAGCCATTGGATTCTGTGTCTTAGTTGACATCTTAGCAGG AATCAACACAAGCGGAGCGTCAATGAACCCAGCGAGAAGTTTTGGTCCAGCTGTTGCTGTCAGTGTATACAACTCTGACGTGTGGACGTATCACTACGTTTACTGGGTCGGCCCTATTCTGGGGTCAATTTTAGCTGGCGTTTTATATAG GTTCTTTCTAGCCAACCCCGACAAAAGACTTTTTGTGGATACATTTTACTACAAGCAACTAAGGAGCTGA
- the LOC121379018 gene encoding aquaporin-8-like isoform X1 — protein MAPTVMEPYRQLVINEKEEEKEKEKTAVFERVVRPCLAELTGACLFVFIGCMCIPHSLAKEPGKSHPALAATPIALAHGLLIASLVISFGKVSGGHFNPAVTVGVALAGHIAPLLAVFYVGMQLIGGLLGAALCRAVDTKALFESLNGGAHILPPETSAGQGILCEMLLTTLLVLTVIMGTCDGRTKSERAPLAIGFCVLVDILAGINTSGASMNPARSFGPAVAVSVYNSDVWTYHYVYWVGPILGSILAGVLYRILLANNDKRLFLKREVLIEAEPKVPRVWFFLANPDKRLFVDTFYYKQLRS, from the exons ATGGCGCCTACGGTTATGGAACCTTACAGACAGCTTGTCATTAACGAAAAGGAAGAGGaaaaggagaaagaaaaaaCTGCTGTGTTCGAGCGAGTGGTTCGACCATGCTTGGCCGAGTTGACCGGCgcgtgtttgtttgtgttcatCGGGTGTATGTGCATCCCACACTCGCTCGCCAAGGAGCCAGGGAAGTCTCACCCAGCCCTGGCGGCCACGCCCATCGCCCTGGCCCACGGGCTGCTAATAGCCTCGCTTGTTATTTCGTTTGGTAAAGTGAG CGGCGGTCACTTCAACCCCGCCGTTACAGTGGGCGTGGCACTGGCAGGACATATCGCGCCTCTGCTGGCAGTCTTCTATGTAGGCATGCAGCTGATAGGCGGCCTACTGGGAGCCGCGCTCTGTAGG GCTGTGGATACCAAAGCATTATTCGAATCACTTAATGGCGGAGCTCACATCCTTCCTCCAGAAACGAGTGCTGGTCAGGGTATTCTGTGTGAGATGCTGCTGACCACGCTCCTGGTCTTAACGGTCATCATGGGCACCTGCGATGGACGGACCAAGTCGGAGAGAGCACCTCTAGCCATTGGATTCTGTGTCTTAGTTGACATCTTAGCAGG AATCAACACAAGCGGAGCGTCAATGAACCCAGCGAGAAGTTTTGGTCCAGCTGTTGCTGTCAGTGTATACAACTCTGACGTGTGGACGTATCACTACGTTTACTGGGTCGGCCCTATTCTGGGGTCAATTTTAGCTGGCGTTTTATATAG gatACTTTTAGCCAATAACGACAAGCGTCTTTTTCTGAAACGGGAAGTGCTAATTGAAGCCGAACCCAAAGTACCACGAGTTTG GTTCTTTCTAGCCAACCCCGACAAAAGACTTTTTGTGGATACATTTTACTACAAGCAACTAAGGAGCTGA